In the Terriglobia bacterium genome, TACGTGACGGAGCAGATGTCGGAGGAATACCAGGACTTGCTTGGTGGCGATCGTCCCGGGACGCACCAAGATATACAGCTTCCCGTTCGTGCTCACCCCGGAGATCGCAGAGAACTTCGGCCAGCGGTAGCAGTGCCGGACCACGGGAGTCCGGCCCTTCGGGGCCCAGGTCCGGATGCGCGTCGGTATCAAGCTGAAACCGCTTTCGTCGACGAAGATCAGCGTGGCTTTCTGCCGTCGGGCTTTTTTTTAATGCGAGGCCATTCCTGCCGGACCCAACGCTGGACCTCGACCTCATCCCGCTCGACGGCTCGTCCTGTGGGCCGCTGGTACGACCACCCGCACTGCCGGAGTAGCTTCGGGACATGATTGACGTGATAACGCGCACCGAACCGCTCGAGAACGAGCCGCTGAATCCGTTCGGCGGTCCAGAGTTGCGTGGCGTAGCCCGCGCGCTCCGCCCCCAAAGCGAGGAGCTTTACGAGCGCTTGGCGCTGGCTGCCAGTGAGCTTGGGAGGACGTCCCGGCCGGGGCTTGCTACGGAGAGATGCTCGCCCCTTCTTCCTCGCCCGCTTCAGCCACTGGCAGACTGCCGCGCGGCTGACCCGCAGCTGGCGCGCGATGTCCGCCTGGGGAACACCCTTGCGGTACAGCACGAGGGCCTGGAAACGTCGGTCTTCAAATGCCGCAGTATCTCGTCGTTCGGCCATGCGGCGAGACTACTACAGAAAGCCACGATTGTTAACTAAATAATGCGTCAGGCAGTAGCGGGATCAACTTCACCGAAAGTTCCTGTGGCGAGGTTGATCGACGTGATTCTCGCTATGCCCGATCCCATCCGTATCAAGCGGCGGGAAGCGGCCCAACTGGTCATCGAGGATCTGAAGTCTCGAGGCGAACTCGTACGGGCTGACGGCGGGCGGCTGTTCTGGTATGACCGCCAAGACCGGCAACTCTACGACCTCGACGCCTTCCCGTTCCGGACCTTGTTCCTCAAGGACTACGAGATCAATCCCGTGGAAAGAGAATTTGTGCACATCTTCGAGGCCGTCAAGGCGGCAACCCGCAGTGAAGGACGCCGTGTGCAAATTTGCCGATTCTCCTATTACGACCGCACGACCCATCGCCTATACGTGTACGGCGGTCCTGCTTCTGTGTATCGCCTCGACGGCTCCGCGATGGTCCGGGTCGACAACGGCTCGGACGACGTCTTGTTCGAGGATCACAACGAGGCCGAGACGATTCCGCCCGAGGCACTCGATCTTGCGGTAGCCGGGGACCCCATCGGCGACGTCATCGTGAGCCGCGTCAACTTCATCCGGGGGAGCGGGGTGATCCTCAGTCCCGCCCAGCAGCGGCTCGTGCTACGCGTCTGGATTGTGTCGGTGTTCTTCCCCGAGTTGTTGCCGGCCAAGTGCTTGCTCTTGCTCTATGGCGAGAAGGGTTCGGGGAAGACCACCACGCTCCGGGTGATTCTCAAGCTGCTGCTCGGTGCTAACGCGAACGTGACCCCCCTGGTGAACAAGGAGGACGGCTTCAACGCCGCCGTCTCGAGCGAGTTCCTGCTCGTCCTCGACAACGTCGATTCGTTCTCGCGTTGGATCGAGGATCGCCTGGCGACAGTAGCGACCGGGCAGACCATCCGCCTCAGGAAGCTCTACACGACGAACGAGATGCTCTCGTACCCTACCCGCTGTTGCATCGCACTGACGGCGAGGACGCCCAGGTTCCGACGCGATGACGTCGTTGACCGACTGCAGATCCTCCGAGTCGCCCGTCTCGAATCCTTCACCAAGGAAGCCGATTGGTACGCCGAGATCGAAGCGAACCGAGCCCGGCTCTGGGGTCAGCTCCTCCGTGATCTCAACGCTGTGGTCGCACTCCTCGCCTCCGACTCCACGGTCTCGCCCGACTCCATTCGCATGGCCGACTGGGCGTTTCTCGCCTCCACCATAGGGGAAGCACTGGGCCAGGGCGATGCGATCCGGGATGCATTGGAAGCGTCCGAGATCGACAAGGCCCATTTCCTCCTGGAAGCCGACGCCGTTTACGACCTGCTCCACGCGATCGCCCACGACCATCCGAACCGGGAGTGGAAGGCCGGCGAGCTCTACGCGGAGCTGAAGCATCGGGCCGAGGAAGCCGACATCGAGTTCACCATCAAGTCGCCCAGGAGCCTGGGTCGGATCCTCCACCGCCTCGAGCCCGCCCTGAAGCTCATGATCCTCTTCACCATCTCCACCAACCCGCACGACGGCCAGGCGGTCTACACGCTGGGCCCACTCCCCGAGAAGCCGCCCCAATCAAACGTGCACGGGCCGCACGACGACGCTCCCGAGCCTGGCGGTGCCGATGTTTGAGGAGTTTTGCCCGAAGTTAATCCCGCTAATCCGCGGATTTGCGGGATTAATTTTCACGAAAGTCCCGGTGAAATCGTGAGCCTCGGGTCGTTGCAGCGACGTCCTGCCGAGCAACGCCGGGTGGATTCGAGCCGCTCGGACCTGGCCTCCGTCTTGGCCCGAGGTTTCTTGCGGTTGTTGGAAAAAGCGCGCAACTTCGCCGTTTCTGAGACCACAGAGGTGCGGGATGGCCTTGATGTTCCTCGCCGTGAAGACCCTCATGTTGGGGACAGGAGGCCACCGTGGAAGGCAGCGTGATCCGGGAGATCCAGCGCCTCCGGGCAATGAGCGTCGGCGAGCTGCGCGAGGAGTGGCGGCGCCTCCATGGCGAAGACTGCAGGTCCAAGAGCAAGGATTTCTTGTACCGCAGGCTTTGCTGGAAAACACAGGAACTTGCCTATGGCGGGCTCTCGGCGGCGGCAAAAACGAGGATCGCCGAACTGGCCCCGGACACGTTCGTGCGGGCGCGAGTGCCTATCGGGTTAGCGCCTCCCGCCGTCGAGCCCGCCCTGGTCGAGGAGCCGCCCCTGACCCGCCGCGATCCTCGCCTGCCCAGCCCGGGCACCGTGATCTCTCGCCAGTACCACGGGCGCGAGCTGCGGCTCCTCGTGCTCGACGACGGCTACGAGCTTGAAGGTGTCCGGTACGCCTCGCTCACCGAGGCCGCGAAGGCGGCGACCGGTTCGCACTGGAACGGGAAATTGTATTGGGGCGTCACCCAACGGAAGCGGAAGTCCTGATGTCCCGCGCGGCGCGGAACGGGAGGCTCTCGGCGGTCGCCACCGCCACTGCTCCCGTCCGCTGCGCGATCTACACGAGGAAGAGCACCGACGAGGGCCTGGACAAGGACTTCAACTCCCTGGACGCCCAGCGCGAGGCGGCCGAGAACTACATCGCCGCGCAGCGGGAGGAGGGCTGGACCGCCACCCCGGATCGGTACGACGACGGCGGGTTCAGCGGGGGCACGACGAACCGCCCTGCCCTCCAGCGCATGCTGGCCGACGTCGAGGCCGGGAAGATCGACTGCGTGGTCGTCTACAAGTACGACCGCCTGTCCCGGTCGATGCTCGACTTCCTCCAAGTCCTGGACTTCTTCAAGCGGCGGGGCATCAGCTTCGTCTCCGTCAGCCAGAGGTTCGACACCTCCACGCCCGTGGGCGAGATGACGCTGAACATCCTGCTGTCGTTCGCCCAGTTCGAGCGGCAGATCATCGGGGAGCGCACCAGGGACAAGATGCGTGCGGCCCGTCGGCGCGGTCGGTGGACCGGTGGGATGCCGCCTCTGGGTTTCGACACCGCGCCCGAGGGTGGAAAGCTGGTCGTCAACCGCGATGAGGCCGAGCAGGTGAAGGCGATCTTCGAGCTGTACGTGGAGAACCCCTCCCTGATCGCGGTCGCGCAGGAGCTGAACAGGCGGGGTTGGCGTAAGAAGACCTGGACAACGAAGGACGGGAAGGAACGTCGTGGGAAGGACTGGAACCGGGTCAACCTCCGGCTCCTGCTCACGAACCCGTTGTACGTCGGTCGGCAGCGGCTCGGCGACGAGACGTTCAAGGGCGCGCACGCGGCGATCGCGCCGAAGGCGCTGTTCGACAAGGTGCAACGGTTGCTGGCCGAGAACCGCGGCAACGGCGGCGGCTCGTCTAGGAATCGGCACGGGGCGCTGCTTCGTGGCCTCCTTCGGTGCGCGGCGTGCGGGACCTCCATGGTCCACGCGCCCTCGAAGAACAACGGGAAATTGTACAGGTACTATCGCTGCATGAACGCGATGCGTAAGGGCGCGGCGGCGTGTCCGACGAAGGCGGTCCAGGCTGACCGGGTTGAGCAGTTCGTCGTGGACAGGATCCGGTGCATCGGCCAGGACCCGGCCTTGCAGCGCGAGACCTTCGAGGCCGCCCTCGCCCAGGTCGCCGCCGAGCGTCGGGGTCTCAAGGCCGAGACGAAGCGGAGCGAGCGGGATCTGGCGGCATCCCGGCGGGACGTGGAGCGGCTGGTCGGTGCCCTGTCGCGATCCACCGGCGCGGCTGCCGATGCGGTGCACGCCGAGCTCGTCGCGGCCCAGGAGCGCGTCGGGGTCCTCGAGTCTCGGGTCGCCGAGGTCCGGGGCCGGGAGACCACCCTGGCGGCGCAGCAGATCAACGAAACCGACCTCGCCCGGGCCCTGGAGGCGTTCACGCCGATTTGGGACGTGTTGCTCACCCCGGAGAAGGAGCGGGTGCTGAACCTGCTGATCGAGAAGGTGAGCTACGACGGCGAAAGCGGCAAGTTGGACATCGCGTTCAAGCTCGCGGGGATCGCCACCTTGGCCGCGGAGGTCGCGTCGTGACCGCCCAGGCGACGGTGAGCTATGCGGTCGATTTCAGGCGGCCGCTCAAGACCGAGGCCGCCCCGGAGCGTCCGGGCCGGACCCTCCCCGTCGCCCGCCTCCTCGCCCTCGCCCACGCCATCGACGCCAAGATCCGCTCTGGCGAGCACGACGACCTCGCCGACGCCGCCAGGAAGCTGGGCCTCACCCGCGCCCGGGTGACTCAAATCTCGAACCTGCTGCTCTTGGCGCCCACGATTCAGGCGGCGATCCTGGCGTGGCCGCCGATCACCGAGGGGCGGGACCCGGTCACGGAGCGGACCCTGCGGCCTATCGTGCGTGAGCCGGATTGGCGCCGACAGATTGTCTTGTGGACAGAAACCCGATGACCGTGATGCGCGCGAGATGGGACGAGTTCTCGGAGGCCACGCTCGATTGGGCCAGGACGGGTAGGCGTCCCGGCCCCCATGCCTTGACGCGATCCCACACCGTCTCGAGTCCGCGCTTCAGCACCCACCCGCTGTTGGCCGGGGCGGCTTGTGGTTATCCCCGCAATGGGGTGTTTTCCGGCTCGTCCAAAAGTTTGGTCAACGGGCACCTCCTTTGAACGTGAAAGAAGTCTAGCACAAGGGAGCATCAGACTATGCCCCACCTCACCCCGCCGACCCTGACCACCGCCGAGCAGAAGGCGATCCTGCGGGCAACGGCCGCCAACGTGCGCGACCACACGATCTTCTCGATGGCCCTCGGCACCGGCCTGCGCCTGGCCGAGCTCGTCGGCCTCAACGTCGGCGACGTGTTCGCACCGGACGGCACGCCCCGGGCCCGCGTCCGGATCCGGCCCGAAATCGCGAAGGGTGGCCGTGCGGCGGACGTGTTCTTACCGGACCGGCTGGTCACGAAGCTGAAGCGGTTCTGGAGGTGGAAGCGCGAACGCGGTGAGGACCTGGCCCCCGGCGCTCCCCTGTTCTGCAACCAGTCCCACCGCCGCATCTCGAAGCGCCGGGTCCAGTTCGCGTGGAGGACGTGGCAGCAGAGGGCAGGGTTCGATCGGCTGTACCCCTTCCATTGCTTGCGCCACAGCGCGGTGACGGCCGTCTACCGGGCCACCCACGACCTGTTCCTGGCGCAGCGGTTTGCGCGCCACGTCAGCCCGCTCACGACCGTCGTCTACACTCACCCCAGCGACGAGGAGATGGCAGCGCGACTGCGGCATCTCCTCTGTTGAGTGAAGTGTGCCTACTTGTCCACCAGCCGCTTCCGAAGCTCGCCGAAAAGTTCCCGACCTGCCTCGACAATCTCTTGCCTAGGCTCGGGTTCGGGCCGCTCGAGGAATACGTAATCCTCGGCTCCGCCCCCTTCCCCTGGCGCCGTCGTGGTGATCCCGATCGCCTTGCTGACCCGGCAATATGACTTTGCCAACGACGTCAGTCGGAGGAGCTCGCCACGTCGTTCCGTCCGCCTGTCCTTCGGTAGGGGACTCACGACGTACAGTAGACAATCATCCCTTCGACGGCTGCAGGTGAGGAACCAGTCTGTGCATTGCGCTTTCGCGACCCCAGAGGCCAGCCGAACTGCCCTCTTCCCGAGGGCAACCCGCCGCGCGCGCGGAATCGCCGCTAGGGTTGAGGCGATGATCGCATGTGAGGACCTTCCACCGCTTTCGATACGCTCGCCGCCCACCTCGAGCGGCTCGAGATCGGGATCGATATCGTGGCAGCGATCGATGAGGATGTCGATGATCCGACCAGGGAGCACATCGATCGCCCCCGCGAGCACACCTCGCCAAAACTCAGCTGTTGGTCGTGCGTCTTCGACGGTGAACTCATCGCCTCGGCCTCTCGCCCTAACCGCATGAATCTCCTCGAATCGGTCAACGTAGTACTCGAAGACGTCTTCCTCCTCATGAACCCTCGGGTCCAGCGTCGGCACGAGTACGTCGGTACGATGTTCAAGGTAGTCAATGAGGTCCCATGGCGTATCGAGGAAGGACGCAAGATTGGCGAAGTCGCTGTACGACAAGACGTGAATCGGGAAGGCGGCCGTGGTCACGCTCGATACGAGATCTCCGGCCTTGTACGGAGGAGAATCATGGTGCAGAACCGCGAGGCCATACATGAATCTGTGTTCCGTCGCGTCGAACAAGACCCGGGTTCTTCTCTGGTTGCTTACGTACCGCACTCGCCCCGTGCGCAGGGCACGAATCCCGCCGTGAAGCTGTCTCACCGCCTTCTTGAGGTTCTTCGCGGCCCAAGCCGTTGGGTCGCGCGTGTCCGAAGTCTTCGCCTTCGCTTGGATCACCAGGGCCACGTCGCCGAAGAGCACGAGCACGTCGGTGACCTCATTGCCACCCTCGTGCCTCGGTGACCTGAAGACAAAATCCGGTGAAAACGCCGCCTCGACCGCGGCTTGCACCGCGTCCTCGGCCAGTTCCCCGAGTCTCTTGCGGAAACGCATCACGAAGATCCACACGGATTTGCGGGCCGCAGAGCGCCCCTGCCCGGGCCTGTCGGCAAGAGGATAGCAGCGCAGCGACGCGGGGGCCTCCTCTGCACCATGCAAGGAACGCCGGGTCACGAGGACCAGGATACGGCCACTACTTCTGCCGAAGTGGAAACGGGTGTACAAGAGGGCGACGGTAGGAGGGACCCTCCATGAAACTCGTCGCTCTCCTTGGGATCGTCGTGCTTGTCGCGGCTTTGGGGGCCTGGGCCAGTGAGCCGGGGCAGCCGCTGGATTGCAGCGATTGGGTGTTTCTGCAACCCGGTTACTCCTGCGGGGTTTACAGCCCGTTCGGCGCCGCCATCTCCAGGCCGATGCATCAGCGCGGTGCCAACAGAGTGATCGACAACGCGGGCGCGCTCATCACGGTCGTTGGCTCCAACGACAGCTACCCGCAGCTTCTCAACGACTACGTCGAAGTCCGACGCTACAACGGATTGACTGAGACGGTCATTGGGTTCGTCCAGACGCGCGGCGGAGATCACATCGTTGGCATCGACGGCGAGGCCGGCATCGGCTACGATTCTCCAGAATTGGCCGGTGGCATCGAGTTTGATGCAGTGAACGGCCGGCTGCTCGTCCCGTTGGCGAGCAGTGGGCGACGCTGGATCGCCGCAATCGACGGCTTTGCCAAACTGCTTGACATCTTCGAGACTTACACCCCATCGACGTCCACGCTTTCGTTTAGGGTCCCGGCCATTCCGGAAGGCATGGGCGGTGCCGACTACTTCGACACGTACTGGGGTGACCTGTCCACGGTGGGGAGTTGGTGGCAGGCCCACGGGTTGCAATGCCATTGCCCCGCCGCACCGCCCGCTCGGGGCGACTACCTGACCGTGCCCGACACCCTTCCGACGCCGCAACCCGGCCACGGCTACTACTACGTCACCGCGACGACGTACCAGGGGCAGACGAGGTACGGGAGAAAGACGAGCGGCGGGATGTTGAGCGGGAGGGACCCGGCGGTCCTACCGGCTTGCGCCTCGGAAATCACGCCATGAAGTGATTCGTGCGCTTTGAGAAGTGGACATCGAGGACGTGGAGGCCCACACGGCCGGATACCGGAGGCAGATAGGTCTTCCATCGCCGGGTGAACAGAGAACACTGTGAAACACAAAGGAATACTAGTCGGCGGGGCCATCGTGGCCGGTGTCGCGCTCATCGGCGTGCTCCTCGCGGTTCTGGCCGCATGGGTTTACGAGAACAGCTACACATACCTCCCGGCGGAGAAGCCGCCGGCCCAGGGAGACCTCAGATGCCGGGGGAGCGAGATGCAGGCGTTCACAAACGGACATTGGTATCTTTTCACGGACTGCGCGAGGGAGACGCAATTGACGTTGGCCGCGACCCCCGTGGACGCGATTGACCATGGAGGCCCGAAGACCTGCGGGTCCGGCCCCAATGCCTGCGGGTGGAAATGGCCGAAAACGGTTTGCTGCTACTACCCGCTCGTCCGCCGCGATTGACCCCGAAGGGAATGAGTCCCCAAACGCTCATTATGGGACTGAAGAGTAAGACGAAGGTGAAGGGGAGGGAGCGTGCTTAAGACTATCGGTCTGATCGTCGCCGTTTACTGCATGGCCCGTCTCTTCCAAGTTCCCGCGGAATCAGCCAAGACGGAGGCCCGTTTTGTCTGGCTCTGGATAATGTCGATCGGAGCCATCGTCCTGATTTTCTTCATGACTGTGGACCTCCTCCTCTCCAATTTCGGCTCGTCTCCTGAAAGTGTGATCACTCGAGAGGGAGGTCGCCGCACCCATGCCAGATGGCGGTGATGTAGGTCTGGGTCGTGCGGTAGCCGTAGGCGCGATGGCTGACGACCTTCACCTTGTTGTTCATTCCTTCGAGGGCGCCGTTCGACACCCGCAGTTGGGTCCAGGCCAGGATGCCGTCGAGGTGCTCGCGGATCATCCGGGCGAACTTCTTGAAGGGCTGGAGTCGGCTGTGGCTGGCCCACCAGAGCCACTGCTTCAGGTAGGGCTCGGCCCAGCCCGGACGCTTGTAGTCCCAGAATCTCTGGAACGCTTCCTTCAGGTAGTAGGCACGGACGATCGGCTGATTCCGGCGACAGAGCGCCGACAGGCGCCTTTTCTCTTCGCGCACGAGGTTCCAGGGGTTCTTCAGCCACAACCAGCGAGTGCGCTTGAAGGCGCTCTTCTCCTCGCCCGTCAGCCGACGCCAACTCTCGCGACGGACATCGTCCACGGCACGGTTCAGGTGCTGCACCACGTGGAAACGATCGAAGACGACGATCGCCCGGGGCAGCTTCTCGCGCACTGCGGCCAGATAGACCGACCACATGTCGCAGCAGACGATCACGATCGAACGCGCTCGACGCGGACCCAGCCACTCGAAGAACCGCTTCATCGTGTCGGCGTCGCGGTTCTCTCCGATCCACACCAGCCGACTTCGCTCCAGGTCGTAGACAAGCGTCAGGTAACGCTGCCCCTTGCTGCGCGACACCTCGTCGATTCCGATGACTCTCAGGGCCTTCCACGGGCGCAGCTTCAGCCCGCGCTCTACGGCGCTCTTCACCGCCGCCGCCACGGTTTTCCAGTCCACCCCGTAGTGCATCGCCGTTTTCTTCCAGGACAATTCTCGCGACAGCCGAGCGAGCGCCAAAGACAAGGCCCTCGTGATCCTCTGCCACGGGTCGGCCCAAGGCACATGCTCGATT is a window encoding:
- a CDS encoding IS630 family transposase: MAERRDTAAFEDRRFQALVLYRKGVPQADIARQLRVSRAAVCQWLKRARKKGRASLRSKPRPGRPPKLTGSQRQALVKLLALGAERAGYATQLWTAERIQRLVLERFGARYHVNHVPKLLRQCGWSYQRPTGRAVERDEVEVQRWVRQEWPRIKKKPDGRKPR
- a CDS encoding DUF2924 domain-containing protein; translated protein: MEGSVIREIQRLRAMSVGELREEWRRLHGEDCRSKSKDFLYRRLCWKTQELAYGGLSAAAKTRIAELAPDTFVRARVPIGLAPPAVEPALVEEPPLTRRDPRLPSPGTVISRQYHGRELRLLVLDDGYELEGVRYASLTEAAKAATGSHWNGKLYWGVTQRKRKS
- a CDS encoding recombinase family protein, with the translated sequence MSRAARNGRLSAVATATAPVRCAIYTRKSTDEGLDKDFNSLDAQREAAENYIAAQREEGWTATPDRYDDGGFSGGTTNRPALQRMLADVEAGKIDCVVVYKYDRLSRSMLDFLQVLDFFKRRGISFVSVSQRFDTSTPVGEMTLNILLSFAQFERQIIGERTRDKMRAARRRGRWTGGMPPLGFDTAPEGGKLVVNRDEAEQVKAIFELYVENPSLIAVAQELNRRGWRKKTWTTKDGKERRGKDWNRVNLRLLLTNPLYVGRQRLGDETFKGAHAAIAPKALFDKVQRLLAENRGNGGGSSRNRHGALLRGLLRCAACGTSMVHAPSKNNGKLYRYYRCMNAMRKGAAACPTKAVQADRVEQFVVDRIRCIGQDPALQRETFEAALAQVAAERRGLKAETKRSERDLAASRRDVERLVGALSRSTGAAADAVHAELVAAQERVGVLESRVAEVRGRETTLAAQQINETDLARALEAFTPIWDVLLTPEKERVLNLLIEKVSYDGESGKLDIAFKLAGIATLAAEVAS
- a CDS encoding site-specific integrase; its protein translation is MPHLTPPTLTTAEQKAILRATAANVRDHTIFSMALGTGLRLAELVGLNVGDVFAPDGTPRARVRIRPEIAKGGRAADVFLPDRLVTKLKRFWRWKRERGEDLAPGAPLFCNQSHRRISKRRVQFAWRTWQQRAGFDRLYPFHCLRHSAVTAVYRATHDLFLAQRFARHVSPLTTVVYTHPSDEEMAARLRHLLC
- a CDS encoding ISL3 family transposase, with the protein product MRLETCIRKGLRLKAHRVREVREEAGHLVAEIERIEGRQLTCGRCSRRTRRVHSRRPRRRWRDLRVRDQTLVLAYSPCRVSCQACGPRIEHVPWADPWQRITRALSLALARLSRELSWKKTAMHYGVDWKTVAAAVKSAVERGLKLRPWKALRVIGIDEVSRSKGQRYLTLVYDLERSRLVWIGENRDADTMKRFFEWLGPRRARSIVIVCCDMWSVYLAAVREKLPRAIVVFDRFHVVQHLNRAVDDVRRESWRRLTGEEKSAFKRTRWLWLKNPWNLVREEKRRLSALCRRNQPIVRAYYLKEAFQRFWDYKRPGWAEPYLKQWLWWASHSRLQPFKKFARMIREHLDGILAWTQLRVSNGALEGMNNKVKVVSHRAYGYRTTQTYITAIWHGCGDLPLE